From a region of the Besnoitia besnoiti strain Bb-Ger1 chromosome I, whole genome shotgun sequence genome:
- a CDS encoding hypothetical protein (encoded by transcript BESB_008100) — translation MSSSASLRCWVIFTHKVFRSGIQSYESRFTETTLPQVPGPGGIVGDVSPSQFPVINLHMDIPNTDILEEQFLEKERDDMDRELNEVEGDYNRGLNGNWRTDPRAAMSRPTLVPADFFQIAAFQVI, via the exons ATGTCGTCGTCGGCATCCTTGCGCTGCTGGGTCATATTTACACATAAGGTATTTCGATCAGGCATTCAGTCATACGAAAGCCGCTTCACAGAGACAACGCTGCCTCAAGTCCCCGGTCCTGGAGGCATTGTGG GTGACGTGTCGCCTTCACAGTTCCCCGTCATCAATCTCCATATGGATATTCCAAACACGGATATTCTAGAGGAGCAGTTTCttgagaaagagagagatgaTATGGACAGAGAACTCAACGAAGTAGAGGGGGACTACAACCGTGGGTTGAATGGTAACTGGCGAACGGATCCTCGTGCAGCTATGTCACGCCCAACGCTCGTTCCTGCAGATTTTTTCCAGATTGCTGCCTTCCAGGTAATATAG
- a CDS encoding hypothetical protein (encoded by transcript BESB_008110), with amino-acid sequence MVRVLFLIYAVPAVLVCNSGGALCQLGFQNAIPASLDRDVTLPPFPTVNVHLDEAPPSDEKETALAAVLREQKTAQQRMRSAFVARRRAFQALMSDQQESVQFLRDLAEAS; translated from the exons ATGGTTCGTGTCTTGTTTCTCATTTATGCAGTCCCTGCTGTGCTGGTTTGCAACAGCGGTGGAGCTTTATGCCAGCTGGGCTTTCAAAACGCCATCCCAGCCTCACTCGATCGAGATGTG ACTCTACCTCCGTTTCCAACAGTCAACGTGCACTTGG ATGAGGCGCCACCATCGGACGAAAAGGAGACAGCTCTAGCTGCGGTTCTCAGGGAGCAGAAAACCGCGCAACAGCGAATGAGAAGCGCTTTTGTAGCAAGAAGAAGGGCGTTCCAAGCCCTCATGAGTGAT CAACAGGAGTCTGTCCAGTTCTTGAGAG